The following are from one region of the Hymenobacter sp. YIM 151858-1 genome:
- a CDS encoding M20/M25/M40 family metallo-hydrolase, giving the protein MKHLLLGLALVGSVQATVAQQKAAKPVKTNISAATVERVERTLADDKMRGRALNTGANDAAQFLAGEFKRIGLKPLQGLASFEQKFQVFEINTTSVQASLNGTAVPRENVVLMSGQEQVSWISGQNGAPAAMVSAESQVNWAAGTGDNAPKVCVIGPQADFRKEIGPLLRQKANVLVLIDPAHAAMFKRLAGQTQHSTFRSEKPQPYTAAFILAPATVANGASYQLTGATSIKPLEIRNVVGVLPGRDKSKAAEQVVFSAHYDHIGYLPAVAGDSIANGADDDASGTTAVVALAEHFKKAKNNARSLVFVAFTAEEVGGFGSQYFSKQLDPAKVTAMFNIEMIGKVSKFGPGTAFITGFDKSDFGQILQRNLQGSAFKFEPDPYPEQQLFYRSDNATLARLGVPAHSISTDQIPTDKLYHSVDDEVESLDLKNMTEVIKAIAQSATSIVSGQDTPTRIADAGTRK; this is encoded by the coding sequence ATGAAACATCTACTCCTGGGCTTGGCACTGGTTGGCTCGGTGCAAGCCACCGTGGCGCAGCAAAAAGCAGCCAAGCCTGTCAAGACAAATATTTCGGCCGCTACGGTGGAGCGCGTGGAGCGTACCCTGGCCGACGACAAGATGCGCGGCCGGGCCCTGAACACCGGCGCCAACGACGCGGCGCAGTTTCTGGCCGGCGAGTTCAAGCGCATTGGCCTCAAGCCGCTGCAGGGCCTCGCCTCGTTCGAGCAGAAGTTTCAGGTGTTTGAAATCAACACCACCAGCGTGCAGGCCTCGCTGAACGGCACAGCCGTACCGCGCGAAAACGTGGTGCTGATGTCGGGCCAGGAGCAGGTAAGCTGGATTAGCGGCCAGAACGGTGCCCCGGCGGCCATGGTATCGGCCGAAAGCCAGGTAAACTGGGCAGCCGGCACCGGCGACAACGCCCCGAAGGTGTGCGTAATTGGGCCGCAGGCTGATTTTCGGAAGGAAATAGGCCCGCTGCTGCGCCAGAAGGCCAACGTGCTGGTGCTCATCGACCCCGCCCACGCGGCCATGTTTAAGCGTCTGGCCGGGCAAACGCAGCACAGCACGTTCCGCAGCGAAAAGCCGCAGCCCTACACGGCAGCCTTTATCCTGGCCCCGGCCACGGTGGCCAACGGTGCCAGCTACCAGCTGACGGGTGCTACCAGCATCAAGCCACTTGAAATCCGTAACGTGGTGGGCGTGCTGCCCGGCCGCGACAAGAGCAAGGCGGCCGAGCAGGTAGTCTTCTCGGCGCATTACGACCACATCGGCTACTTGCCCGCCGTGGCCGGCGACTCCATTGCCAACGGCGCCGACGACGATGCCTCGGGCACTACCGCCGTGGTGGCTCTGGCCGAGCACTTCAAGAAAGCCAAAAACAACGCCCGCTCGCTGGTGTTCGTGGCCTTCACGGCCGAGGAAGTTGGCGGCTTCGGCTCGCAGTACTTCTCGAAGCAGCTCGATCCCGCGAAGGTTACGGCCATGTTCAACATCGAGATGATTGGCAAGGTGTCGAAGTTTGGCCCCGGCACGGCCTTTATCACGGGCTTCGATAAATCGGACTTCGGCCAGATTTTGCAGCGCAACCTGCAGGGCTCCGCGTTTAAGTTCGAGCCCGACCCGTACCCCGAGCAGCAGCTGTTCTACCGCTCCGACAACGCCACCCTTGCGCGCCTAGGTGTGCCGGCCCATAGCATCAGTACTGACCAGATTCCGACGGACAAGCTCTACCACTCGGTTGACGACGAGGTAGAAAGCCTCGACCTGAAAAACATGACCGAAGTAATTAAGGCTATTGCCCAAAGCGCCACCAGCATTGTGAGCGGGCAGGATACGCCCACGCGCATTGCCGACGCGGGCACGCGGAAGTAA
- the purD gene encoding phosphoribosylamine--glycine ligase encodes MPQQPTNIVLLGSGAREHALAWKLTQDGARVHVLPGNAGIPGSVPGISATDFPVIQQFCQEHEVKLIVVGPEAPLAAGVADYFAETDIRVFGPRKAAAVLESSKVWSKGFMRRHGVATGRSWTFRSDQLDQARATAAEQGGHVVLKYDGLAAGKGVWVCSSVAEFDQALQEMQALNPAGHDWYSFLVEEKLTGPEISIIGITDGKTMRLLAPSQDHKQLHAGDLGPNTGGMGAYCPVPFADDNVLASIREAIVEPTLSGLRTEGLPFIGFLYFGIMLTPAGPKLLEYNVRLGDPEAQVLLASMGSSLLEVIQATLNGRLAEVGVRQKQGAFVGVVLASGGYPAAQFPTGFAIEGVEAVSPGTLVFQGGTKRNEAGQLVTSGGRVLTVVAHGHDLDLAVEHAYAEVKKITFQDAYYRTDIGQRPTPQLV; translated from the coding sequence TTGCCCCAGCAACCAACCAACATAGTCCTCCTAGGTAGCGGCGCCCGCGAACATGCCCTCGCCTGGAAACTCACCCAGGACGGCGCCCGCGTGCACGTGCTGCCCGGCAACGCCGGCATTCCCGGTTCGGTGCCCGGCATCAGCGCCACCGACTTCCCTGTCATCCAGCAGTTCTGCCAGGAGCACGAGGTGAAGCTCATCGTGGTAGGTCCCGAGGCGCCGCTGGCCGCCGGGGTAGCTGACTACTTCGCCGAAACGGATATCCGCGTGTTTGGTCCGCGCAAGGCGGCGGCCGTGCTGGAAAGCTCGAAGGTGTGGTCGAAAGGCTTTATGCGCCGCCATGGCGTGGCTACTGGCCGTTCGTGGACGTTCCGCTCCGATCAGCTGGACCAAGCCCGCGCTACGGCTGCCGAGCAAGGTGGCCACGTGGTGCTGAAGTACGACGGCCTAGCCGCTGGCAAGGGCGTGTGGGTGTGCTCGTCAGTAGCGGAGTTCGACCAAGCCCTACAGGAAATGCAGGCCTTAAACCCGGCCGGCCACGACTGGTATTCTTTCCTAGTAGAAGAAAAACTCACCGGCCCCGAAATCAGCATCATCGGCATCACCGATGGCAAAACCATGCGGCTGCTGGCCCCCTCGCAGGACCACAAGCAATTGCACGCCGGCGACCTAGGGCCCAACACCGGCGGCATGGGAGCGTACTGCCCCGTACCGTTTGCGGATGACAACGTGCTGGCATCTATCCGCGAGGCAATTGTTGAGCCTACGCTCAGCGGTTTGCGCACCGAAGGGTTGCCCTTTATCGGTTTTCTGTACTTCGGCATTATGCTGACGCCCGCCGGACCCAAGCTGCTCGAGTACAACGTGCGCCTAGGTGACCCCGAAGCGCAAGTGCTCCTGGCCTCAATGGGCAGCAGCTTGCTCGAGGTGATTCAGGCCACGCTTAATGGCCGCTTGGCCGAAGTAGGTGTGCGCCAAAAACAGGGTGCGTTTGTGGGCGTGGTGCTGGCTTCGGGCGGTTACCCGGCAGCGCAATTCCCCACCGGGTTTGCCATCGAAGGCGTTGAGGCGGTAAGCCCCGGCACGCTGGTGTTCCAGGGCGGTACCAAGCGCAACGAAGCTGGCCAGCTGGTAACCAGCGGCGGCCGCGTGCTGACGGTGGTAGCGCACGGCCACGACCTAGACTTGGCCGTGGAGCACGCCTACGCTGAGGTGAAGAAGATTACGTTTCAGGATGCTTATTACCGAACCGACATTGGCCAACGGCCAACCCCGCAGCTTGTCTGA
- the purN gene encoding phosphoribosylglycinamide formyltransferase: MSELKHTQRPARLAILLSGRGSNMLALAREVREGVLQGVAEVAVVFSNIPEALGLQAAQELGLATASIDSRGRKRAEFDAEVVAALEQFQPDYVVLAGYMRILSPTFIRAFAGRIVNIHPADTHQHQGLHAYEWAWENRLPETKITVHLVDEGLDTGPVLAQAPVDLRGADSLGEVERRGLAVEHRFYADTLARFISGQLTPELSPTHSLPSSGSPSLSERGPGGEALSYH; encoded by the coding sequence TTGTCTGAGTTGAAGCACACCCAGCGGCCGGCGCGGCTGGCCATCCTGCTGTCGGGGCGCGGCTCCAACATGCTGGCGCTGGCGCGCGAGGTGCGCGAGGGCGTGCTGCAGGGCGTAGCCGAGGTGGCGGTGGTGTTCAGCAACATTCCCGAGGCCCTAGGTCTGCAAGCCGCCCAGGAGCTCGGCCTGGCCACGGCCAGCATCGACTCGCGCGGGCGCAAGCGTGCCGAGTTCGACGCTGAGGTGGTAGCCGCGCTGGAGCAGTTCCAGCCCGATTACGTGGTGCTGGCCGGCTACATGCGCATCTTGTCGCCCACGTTTATCCGAGCGTTTGCTGGACGCATCGTGAACATTCACCCGGCCGATACGCACCAGCACCAGGGCCTGCACGCCTACGAGTGGGCCTGGGAAAACCGCCTGCCCGAAACGAAAATTACCGTGCACCTTGTTGACGAGGGCCTGGATACCGGCCCCGTGCTGGCCCAAGCACCCGTAGACTTGCGCGGCGCCGATTCGTTGGGCGAAGTGGAGCGCCGCGGCCTTGCCGTGGAACACCGTTTTTACGCCGATACCCTGGCCCGCTTCATCAGCGGCCAACTCACTCCTGAACTTTCCCCCACCCATTCCTTGCCGTCATCTGGCTCCCCCTCTCTTTCGGAGAGGGGGCCGGGGGGTGAGGCCCTTTCTTACCACTGA
- a CDS encoding class I SAM-dependent methyltransferase, which produces MFAIRLLSLGALLMLLSAASLLAQQRPATASPRLEQERQRWNRSLTRDTAYKFNRQPNALLMEVAKGRQPGKALDVGMGQGRNTLFLARQGWDVTGVDIADEAVAEARAQARRENLRINAVVSPMETFDYGTNRYDLVAFVYEGCFETHPEVLASIKQALKPGGVLVFEFFHREAGVEMNRPDFGCLSGAVQALFANDARFKMLRYEEKMGIPDFRSGSNKYHRPLKLVYCVVQKQ; this is translated from the coding sequence ATGTTCGCCATCCGCCTTCTGTCGCTAGGTGCTTTGCTGATGCTGCTCAGCGCGGCAAGCCTTTTGGCCCAACAACGCCCGGCCACTGCTTCGCCTAGGTTGGAGCAGGAGCGGCAGCGCTGGAACCGCAGCCTCACCCGCGACACGGCCTACAAGTTCAACCGCCAACCCAACGCCTTACTGATGGAGGTGGCGAAAGGCCGCCAGCCCGGCAAAGCCTTGGATGTGGGCATGGGCCAAGGGCGCAATACCCTGTTTTTGGCCCGGCAAGGCTGGGACGTAACCGGCGTCGACATTGCCGATGAGGCCGTAGCCGAAGCCCGGGCCCAGGCCAGGCGCGAAAACCTGCGCATCAATGCCGTGGTGTCGCCCATGGAAACCTTCGACTACGGCACCAACCGCTACGACCTCGTGGCTTTTGTGTACGAAGGCTGTTTTGAGACGCACCCCGAGGTGCTGGCCAGCATCAAGCAAGCCCTGAAACCCGGTGGCGTGCTGGTGTTTGAGTTTTTCCACCGCGAAGCAGGCGTGGAAATGAATCGGCCCGATTTCGGCTGCCTGAGCGGGGCCGTGCAGGCGTTGTTTGCCAACGATGCCCGCTTTAAAATGCTGCGCTACGAGGAGAAAATGGGCATACCCGACTTCCGCAGCGGCAGCAACAAGTACCACCGCCCCCTGAAGCTGGTGTACTGCGTGGTGCAAAAGCAATAA
- a CDS encoding AIR synthase-related protein — translation MSQTTAANLKETAGYSIEEGNAASRCAYNWAKRTFATRAGKPGEPAQDLEGGFSNEIRFGAERLGIGSDGIGTKIEVAERVDRYDTLGYDLIAMVADDLVVAGFIPTNLSNIIDVNTLNYDVVDELMRGLHDAAQFSSIAVTGGEIAELGNRIGGFPGARMNFNWCSTAVGVLHPSLERPLSGANVRAGQAVVALRSPSFRSNGYSLARRVLTKAFGENWHTAPYTGTDADVMGQTWGEVMLAPSLIFAPGVAAVLDAGLQLHAAAHITGGGIADNFKRVLKSGVGAELHNLFEPLPAMQQLADLGGISPADAYLYWNMGNGMLLVTDADRADAVAAELTSKGYEAQVAGRITAEPTITLKVDSGELRYEV, via the coding sequence ATGAGCCAGACTACCGCCGCCAACCTCAAAGAAACCGCCGGCTATTCCATCGAAGAAGGCAACGCCGCTTCGCGCTGCGCCTACAACTGGGCCAAGAGAACCTTCGCTACCCGCGCTGGCAAGCCCGGCGAGCCGGCGCAAGACCTGGAGGGCGGCTTCTCGAACGAAATCCGTTTCGGCGCTGAGCGCCTAGGTATCGGCTCCGACGGCATTGGCACCAAGATCGAAGTAGCCGAGCGCGTTGACCGCTACGACACCTTAGGCTACGACCTTATTGCCATGGTAGCCGACGACCTGGTAGTAGCCGGCTTCATCCCCACGAACCTCTCCAACATCATCGACGTCAACACGCTCAACTACGACGTGGTAGACGAGCTGATGCGCGGCCTGCACGACGCGGCGCAGTTCAGCTCCATTGCCGTAACGGGCGGCGAAATTGCCGAGCTAGGCAACCGCATCGGTGGCTTCCCCGGCGCACGCATGAACTTCAACTGGTGCTCCACTGCCGTGGGCGTGCTGCACCCCAGCCTAGAACGGCCTCTGAGTGGTGCCAACGTGCGCGCCGGCCAAGCCGTGGTAGCGCTCCGCTCGCCTTCGTTCCGCTCGAACGGCTACTCGCTGGCCCGCCGCGTGCTCACCAAAGCCTTCGGCGAAAACTGGCACACCGCGCCCTACACCGGCACCGATGCCGACGTAATGGGCCAGACCTGGGGCGAGGTAATGCTTGCGCCTTCGCTCATCTTCGCGCCCGGCGTAGCAGCCGTGCTCGATGCTGGCCTGCAGCTGCACGCCGCCGCGCACATCACCGGCGGCGGCATTGCCGATAACTTTAAGCGCGTGCTGAAAAGCGGGGTAGGGGCCGAACTGCACAACCTGTTCGAGCCGCTGCCTGCCATGCAGCAGCTCGCCGACCTAGGCGGCATCAGCCCCGCCGATGCCTACCTGTACTGGAACATGGGCAACGGCATGCTGCTCGTAACCGACGCCGACCGGGCTGATGCGGTGGCCGCCGAGCTAACCAGTAAAGGCTACGAGGCGCAGGTAGCTGGCCGCATCACGGCAGAGCCGACTATTACGCTGAAGGTAGACTCAGGTGAGCTGCGCTACGAGGTGTAA
- a CDS encoding DUF4240 domain-containing protein has translation MNKTEFWQIMEAAKAAARGDQELQEQAIINSLEKLEPEQITEFECILREYLLEADHFNIMAAQRIIDGYVSDDTYLYFRCWLIGQGEAVFTNALQNADTLASVVIDPYQDFEALLYVATQAFGKRTGRAEEDATFPRAVAAARGLHYDLGSETKGEDWTENQLPKMLPKLWNKFGA, from the coding sequence ATGAACAAAACTGAGTTTTGGCAGATAATGGAGGCCGCAAAGGCCGCCGCCCGGGGCGACCAGGAACTTCAGGAGCAGGCCATCATCAACAGCTTAGAAAAGCTAGAGCCCGAGCAGATAACTGAGTTTGAGTGCATTCTGCGGGAGTACTTGCTAGAGGCCGACCATTTCAACATCATGGCGGCGCAAAGGATTATCGACGGCTACGTGTCGGATGACACCTACCTGTATTTCCGGTGCTGGCTGATCGGGCAAGGCGAAGCGGTATTCACCAATGCGCTGCAAAACGCCGATACCCTGGCCAGTGTAGTAATCGACCCTTATCAGGACTTTGAAGCCTTGCTGTACGTGGCTACCCAGGCCTTCGGGAAGCGCACTGGCCGAGCCGAGGAGGATGCTACTTTCCCAAGGGCCGTGGCCGCCGCGCGCGGCCTCCACTACGACCTAGGGAGCGAAACCAAAGGCGAAGACTGGACCGAAAACCAGCTGCCCAAGATGCTGCCGAAACTCTGGAATAAGTTTGGCGCTTAG
- the purF gene encoding amidophosphoribosyltransferase, with protein sequence MCGIVGFFGPDDVAHDMVFGLTALQHRGQDAAGMCTFDDNFHLCKGNGLVADVFRPKQLKKLTGNIGIGHVRYTTQGSNDSALAQPFTTSYPFGLAMVHNGNVINFREVAKRLHEKYHVLPKTSNDLELIMYTFASELRLKNLDNLSVVDIFDAVETTQELVKGAFATITVIAGHGLLAFNDPHGIRPLVLGRRDTPEGPVYAFASESTCFDYLGFEFIQNVGPGQAVFIDKDFNLHFKNPYELPKAFCVFEQIYFAREDSTIHGRLVARERVRLGKMLARKVMAAGIEPDMVIDVPSSGYFAASGLAEAIGVPYRRGLVKNNHMGRSFIVSSQAGREDVVKKKLNPIREFVEGKKVAVVDDSIVRGTTSRRIVRILREAGAKEVYFISSAPPIISPCIYGIDMAMSTELIAANYTEEEICRYIEADRVVYQDLEDLKQLFHEERGHGGNCFACFSGQYPTGDVTKYLRHIQEERESHRQKQERPTETSVSAKAPAPTEH encoded by the coding sequence ATGTGCGGAATTGTTGGTTTTTTCGGTCCGGATGACGTCGCCCACGACATGGTGTTTGGTCTCACCGCCCTGCAGCACCGCGGGCAGGACGCGGCCGGCATGTGCACCTTCGACGACAACTTCCACCTCTGCAAAGGCAACGGCCTCGTGGCCGACGTGTTCCGGCCCAAGCAGCTCAAGAAGCTGACCGGCAACATCGGCATCGGGCACGTGCGCTACACCACGCAGGGCTCCAACGATTCAGCCCTGGCGCAGCCCTTCACCACCAGCTACCCCTTCGGGCTGGCCATGGTGCACAACGGCAACGTCATCAACTTCCGGGAGGTGGCCAAGCGCCTGCACGAGAAGTACCACGTGTTGCCCAAAACCAGCAACGACCTGGAGCTGATCATGTACACCTTCGCCTCGGAGCTGCGCCTGAAGAACCTCGACAACCTCTCGGTAGTCGACATCTTCGACGCCGTGGAGACGACGCAGGAGCTGGTGAAGGGCGCCTTCGCCACCATTACCGTTATTGCCGGCCACGGCCTGCTGGCCTTCAACGACCCTCACGGCATCCGCCCGCTGGTGCTCGGCCGCCGCGACACGCCCGAGGGCCCCGTTTACGCCTTCGCCTCCGAAAGCACCTGCTTCGACTACCTGGGGTTCGAATTCATCCAGAACGTAGGCCCGGGCCAGGCGGTGTTCATCGACAAGGACTTCAACCTGCACTTCAAGAACCCGTACGAGCTGCCCAAGGCGTTCTGTGTGTTCGAGCAGATTTACTTTGCCCGCGAAGACTCCACGATTCACGGCCGCCTGGTGGCCCGCGAGCGGGTGCGCCTAGGTAAAATGCTCGCCCGCAAAGTCATGGCGGCCGGCATCGAGCCCGATATGGTTATCGACGTGCCCTCGTCGGGCTACTTTGCGGCATCGGGCCTCGCCGAGGCCATCGGCGTGCCGTACCGCCGCGGCTTGGTGAAGAACAACCACATGGGTCGTTCCTTTATCGTGAGTAGCCAGGCCGGGCGCGAAGACGTGGTGAAGAAGAAGCTGAACCCCATCCGCGAGTTTGTGGAGGGCAAGAAAGTGGCCGTAGTCGACGACAGCATCGTGCGCGGCACCACCTCGCGGCGCATCGTGCGCATCCTGCGCGAAGCCGGGGCCAAGGAGGTGTACTTCATTTCGTCGGCGCCGCCCATCATCTCGCCCTGCATCTACGGCATCGACATGGCCATGAGCACCGAGCTGATTGCCGCCAACTACACCGAGGAGGAAATCTGCCGCTACATCGAGGCCGACCGCGTGGTGTACCAGGACCTGGAGGACCTCAAGCAGCTCTTTCACGAAGAGCGCGGCCACGGCGGCAACTGCTTCGCCTGCTTCTCGGGCCAGTACCCCACCGGCGACGTCACCAAGTACCTGCGCCACATTCAGGAGGAGCGCGAAAGCCACCGCCAGAAGCAGGAGCGCCCCACCGAAACGTCGGTTAGCGCCAAGGCACCCGCACCTACGGAGCACTAG
- a CDS encoding nicotinate phosphoribosyltransferase, whose amino-acid sequence MPTNAPLSGLYRPSLSLLTDLYQLTMAYGYWRKGMQDREAVFHLYFRKPPFAGGYAICAGLAYVVDWLEQLRFSEEDLAYLGALRGRKGTALFDAAFLDYLRDLRFTCDVDAIAEGTVVFANEPLIRVRGPLLQAQLIETALLTLVNFQTLIATKAARIREAVGHHDQILEFGLRRAQGFDGGLSATRAAYLGGADGTSNVLAGHQFGIPVRGTHAHSWVMAFEGEEEAFDAYADAFPDDSVFLVDTYDTLEGVRNAIRVAQRLRATGHELGGIRLDSGDLTYLSREARRLLDEAGFPGVRIVASNDLDEQLVTALKLEGARIDTWGIGTKLVTAYDQPALGGVYKLAALQRADGSGWDYTVKISEQLAKTSIPGILQVRRYLGTNGKPVADMLYNTAEELPADLTIVDPMDPTRRRPVKSEQYRELLEPVFRQGKLVADLPTLPESRERVHQELASFDPSIRRFLNPHVYPVGLEAGLNSFRTQLILEKRAVRPA is encoded by the coding sequence ATGCCTACCAACGCTCCCCTCTCGGGCCTGTACCGCCCCTCGCTCAGCCTGCTCACCGACCTCTACCAGCTTACCATGGCCTACGGCTACTGGCGCAAGGGTATGCAAGACCGCGAAGCCGTGTTTCACCTGTACTTCCGCAAGCCGCCGTTTGCCGGTGGCTACGCCATTTGCGCCGGCCTGGCCTATGTAGTCGACTGGCTGGAGCAGCTGCGCTTCAGCGAAGAGGACCTCGCCTACCTAGGCGCGCTGCGCGGCCGCAAGGGCACGGCCCTGTTCGACGCGGCGTTCCTCGACTACCTGCGCGATTTGCGCTTTACCTGCGACGTGGATGCCATTGCCGAGGGCACCGTGGTGTTTGCCAACGAGCCCCTGATTCGGGTGCGCGGTCCGCTGCTGCAGGCGCAGCTGATTGAAACGGCGCTGCTTACGCTCGTCAACTTCCAAACGCTGATTGCCACCAAAGCCGCCCGCATCCGCGAGGCCGTGGGCCACCACGACCAGATTCTGGAGTTCGGCCTGCGCCGCGCCCAGGGTTTCGACGGTGGCCTGTCGGCTACGCGCGCGGCATACCTAGGCGGCGCCGATGGCACCAGCAACGTGCTGGCCGGGCACCAGTTTGGCATTCCGGTGCGCGGCACCCACGCCCACAGCTGGGTTATGGCGTTTGAGGGCGAAGAAGAAGCCTTTGATGCCTACGCCGACGCTTTCCCCGACGATTCGGTGTTTTTGGTTGATACCTACGACACGCTCGAAGGCGTGCGCAACGCCATTCGGGTGGCGCAGCGCCTGCGCGCCACCGGCCACGAGCTGGGCGGCATCCGCCTCGATTCGGGCGACCTTACCTACCTCAGCCGCGAAGCCCGCCGCCTGCTCGACGAAGCCGGTTTCCCCGGAGTACGCATCGTGGCCAGCAACGACCTCGACGAGCAGCTCGTAACCGCCCTCAAGCTCGAAGGCGCCCGCATCGACACCTGGGGCATCGGCACCAAGCTCGTTACGGCCTACGACCAGCCCGCCCTAGGTGGCGTGTACAAGCTGGCGGCCCTGCAGCGCGCCGATGGCTCGGGCTGGGATTACACCGTCAAGATTTCGGAGCAGCTGGCCAAAACCAGCATCCCCGGCATTTTGCAGGTGCGCCGCTACCTAGGCACCAATGGCAAACCCGTGGCCGATATGCTCTACAACACCGCCGAGGAGCTGCCCGCCGACCTCACCATCGTCGACCCCATGGACCCCACGCGCCGCCGCCCTGTGAAATCGGAGCAGTACCGCGAGTTGCTGGAGCCGGTGTTCCGCCAGGGCAAGCTAGTGGCCGATTTGCCCACCCTGCCGGAAAGCCGCGAACGGGTGCACCAGGAGCTGGCTTCCTTCGACCCGAGCATCCGGCGCTTCCTGAACCCGCACGTGTACCCAGTGGGCCTAGAGGCGGGTCTGAACAGCTTCCGTACGCAGCTCATTCTGGAGAAGCGGGCGGTGCGGCCGGCGTAA